The Flavobacteriales bacterium genome includes a window with the following:
- a CDS encoding SGNH/GDSL hydrolase family protein produces the protein MMSLILLLFAFSVPNIFQNLGLMLFSTLFTVIAVEIGLRILDYTPGQFGYNRWVHPVDSLIVFEGFTTDSTGILTVDTKLVAKMKARPNRHVSASEHLSEERRYPHEVYSVLMGHGLDTDYSKPLNEFWVRFNKLKFDERQAWDRKYAEYASDPINKEGFYSIPFVAKADSKPSILLLGDSFTWGHSASDCTNSFANILFSRGLWVYNTGISGADVSQYKAILKKYGPLIRPDVVVCNFFMGNDVQYFERKLSEKVPLNYHTNAGVIYSNHFGVSFPTANEAYENIMKNMIIPQNTLINKIFSTTVFSTLCWEYLVNLGLIDHHFFIGEKFPQSPITAVQSEEMQRFCDSIGAKFVMSVIPEFKNGKLNGAELIPNLFGEVPYYQHNSEVWMYDREDGHFNDEGHLAYADYLEQILVKELATLNLDYQVMDSLQ, from the coding sequence ATGATGTCGTTGATTCTCCTACTTTTTGCTTTTTCAGTACCCAACATCTTTCAAAATTTAGGATTGATGCTCTTTTCAACGTTGTTTACCGTGATTGCCGTTGAGATCGGGTTGCGGATTTTGGATTACACACCAGGACAGTTCGGATATAATAGATGGGTTCATCCAGTTGACTCATTGATTGTCTTCGAAGGATTTACTACCGATTCGACAGGAATACTAACTGTTGACACTAAGTTGGTTGCCAAGATGAAGGCTCGACCAAATCGCCATGTTAGTGCCTCTGAGCATTTATCGGAGGAAAGACGCTATCCACATGAAGTGTACTCTGTTTTGATGGGCCATGGACTTGACACAGATTACTCAAAACCTTTGAATGAATTTTGGGTTCGATTCAATAAGTTGAAATTCGATGAAAGACAAGCATGGGATAGAAAATATGCAGAATATGCATCAGATCCGATAAATAAGGAAGGCTTTTATTCCATACCGTTTGTTGCAAAGGCTGATTCTAAACCTTCAATACTCTTACTGGGAGACTCTTTCACTTGGGGTCACTCAGCATCTGATTGCACAAACAGCTTTGCTAATATTCTCTTTTCAAGGGGTTTGTGGGTATACAATACAGGAATCAGCGGTGCGGATGTTTCTCAGTACAAGGCCATTCTTAAGAAGTACGGACCGTTGATACGACCAGACGTAGTTGTGTGCAATTTTTTCATGGGGAATGACGTGCAATATTTTGAACGAAAGCTGAGTGAAAAAGTACCGTTGAACTACCATACCAATGCAGGGGTAATCTACAGCAATCATTTTGGGGTTTCCTTTCCAACGGCAAATGAGGCTTATGAAAATATAATGAAGAACATGATTATCCCCCAAAACACCTTGATTAATAAGATTTTTTCAACTACAGTTTTTAGCACGCTGTGTTGGGAATATTTGGTCAATCTTGGCCTTATTGACCATCATTTCTTTATCGGAGAAAAGTTTCCACAATCACCTATAACAGCTGTTCAATCTGAGGAAATGCAGCGTTTCTGTGATTCCATAGGTGCTAAATTTGTAATGTCAGTAATTCCTGAATTTAAAAACGGCAAGTTAAATGGTGCTGAACTGATTCCGAATCTTTTTGGTGAAGTTCCATATTACCAGCATAACTCTGAGGTTTGGATGTACGATCGAGAGGATGGTCATTTTAATGATGAAGGCCATTTGGCGTATGCTGATTACCTGGAGCAAATTCTCGTAAAGGAGCTAGCAACTTTGAACTTAGACTATCAAGTGATGGATTCATTGCAATAA
- a CDS encoding NAD-dependent epimerase/dehydratase family protein: MKVAIVLGAGGFIGSHLVSRLKSEGYFVKGVDLKYPEYAETEADEFILGDLRHASVVAHSILEGADEVYQLAADMGGAGYIFTGLNDANVMHNSALINLHVANECVLKKVGKVFYSSSACVYPERNQMDPENPKCEENSVYPAEPDSEYGWEKLFSERLYLTFARNHGLSVRVARFHNIYGPKGAWNNGKEKAPAAICRKVAEAVEGGEVEVWGDGKQTRSFLYIDDCLDAVRLLMKGSFVGPVNIGSEEMISINEFTHLVARISGKSITVRNISGPTGVRGRCSDNRIIEAELGWKPKFDLQAGISKTYAWIYDKLTELN, encoded by the coding sequence ATGAAAGTTGCAATCGTATTAGGAGCAGGTGGCTTCATAGGTAGTCATTTGGTTAGCCGCCTAAAGAGCGAGGGATACTTTGTAAAAGGGGTTGATCTCAAGTATCCAGAGTATGCAGAAACCGAAGCAGATGAATTTATTCTAGGAGATCTGCGCCATGCCAGTGTAGTTGCGCATTCCATTTTAGAAGGAGCAGATGAGGTCTATCAATTGGCGGCAGATATGGGAGGTGCCGGGTACATTTTTACAGGATTGAATGATGCGAACGTAATGCACAATTCAGCTCTTATCAATCTACATGTTGCTAATGAATGTGTGCTCAAAAAGGTTGGAAAGGTCTTTTATTCTTCATCTGCATGCGTTTATCCGGAAAGAAACCAAATGGACCCGGAGAATCCGAAGTGTGAAGAGAATTCGGTGTATCCAGCTGAACCAGATAGCGAATATGGTTGGGAAAAGCTTTTCAGCGAAAGATTGTATCTGACCTTTGCTAGAAATCATGGATTGTCAGTTAGGGTTGCACGGTTTCATAATATTTACGGACCAAAAGGAGCTTGGAACAACGGGAAGGAAAAGGCTCCGGCCGCAATCTGTCGTAAAGTGGCCGAAGCCGTTGAAGGAGGTGAGGTGGAGGTCTGGGGCGATGGCAAGCAAACCAGGTCATTCCTCTACATTGATGATTGCCTTGATGCAGTCAGGCTGCTAATGAAAGGTTCATTTGTTGGGCCGGTCAATATCGGGTCTGAAGAAATGATATCCATCAACGAATTCACCCATCTTGTTGCGCGAATCAGTGGGAAGTCGATTACTGTCAGAAACATCAGTGGCCCGACTGGAGTGCGTGGCCGATGCTCTGATAATCGCATCATCGAAGCTGAATTAGGCTGGAAGCCTAAATTTGATCTTCAAGCTGGCATTTCCAAAACTTACGCTTGGATATATGACAAGCTAACTGAATTGAATTAG
- a CDS encoding UbiA family prenyltransferase yields the protein MHIFLDKMLFKIDKWWVYKIAGGLLTAVLITFEFGIIIDFVYWTNILLLFAAFICLAIFGHLLNDLSDVDSDSKVGKSNLVQSIGKGRSVFIMVCSFICAFVLVVLIRQPLLLLLSALQVALNVSYSLRPIRLKERGFLAVLATGFYERTLPYILISVMLLHLPHVKEGSNVILLVYLLWSYTWEVRNFINGQVSDRDDDEKTGLTTLALKFSLDTLLRAKWGVFFLELILALIWLTSIPQFGLVAVVALVLAYYFHGRRFGSYQFNKNHAFDFADDLYNFNFPLLIASSVCVWSNINIWPFMLVILIGFDNHVRKLFFVITDKLYWFGRGQINR from the coding sequence ATGCACATATTTCTCGATAAGATGCTGTTCAAAATAGACAAATGGTGGGTATATAAGATCGCAGGCGGACTTTTGACTGCTGTTTTGATAACATTCGAATTTGGCATTATTATCGATTTCGTCTATTGGACCAACATTCTTCTGCTCTTTGCAGCTTTCATCTGCCTTGCCATTTTCGGTCATCTTCTCAATGACCTGAGTGATGTTGATTCCGATAGTAAGGTCGGAAAGTCAAATCTTGTTCAAAGCATTGGAAAAGGTAGGTCAGTCTTCATTATGGTTTGTTCATTCATTTGCGCATTCGTGCTTGTAGTATTGATCAGACAGCCACTGCTTTTACTGCTTTCTGCACTGCAAGTGGCCCTAAATGTTAGTTACTCGTTAAGGCCGATCAGATTAAAAGAACGAGGCTTTCTTGCCGTGCTTGCAACAGGTTTTTATGAAAGAACGTTGCCTTACATTTTGATTTCGGTGATGCTGCTTCATTTACCTCATGTCAAGGAAGGTTCGAATGTGATTTTGTTGGTTTACTTGTTGTGGTCTTATACTTGGGAGGTACGGAACTTCATTAACGGGCAGGTTTCGGACAGGGATGATGATGAAAAAACGGGGCTTACAACTTTAGCACTCAAATTCTCCTTAGATACACTTCTCAGAGCGAAGTGGGGGGTATTCTTTCTGGAATTGATTCTTGCTTTGATCTGGCTGACTTCTATTCCTCAATTTGGTCTTGTTGCGGTGGTGGCGCTTGTGCTTGCGTATTATTTTCATGGGAGAAGGTTTGGTTCTTATCAGTTCAATAAGAATCACGCGTTTGATTTTGCAGATGACCTCTATAATTTCAACTTCCCGTTACTCATTGCAAGCTCCGTATGCGTTTGGTCCAATATTAATATTTGGCCTTTTATGTTGGTCATTCTAATAGGATTTGACAATCATGTTAGAAAGTTATTTTTCGTCATTACGGATAAACTTTACTGGTTCGGAAGAGGCCAAATCAATAGGTGA